Proteins from a genomic interval of Luteolibacter sp. Y139:
- a CDS encoding RsmB/NOP family class I SAM-dependent RNA methyltransferase, with amino-acid sequence MRIHRMLAESAAGVLAQVFNEGRVLDRELDGLFRANPKWGKRDRGFIAETAFEVTRWRRALGFLAGDESIEALCAVQWVRSGFEVPEWWPSHPDEISSREAELSGQPRAIRESIPDWLDELGERELGDAWGREVAALNRRAPVFLRVNRLRMEVGEAIAWLGSHGIEASRVEGTHDALVLPAGKTLPKPLAAEGLVEIQDAGSQRIAPLLDLEPGMRVIDACAGAGGKALHLAALLQSKGEIVAMDISTAKLSELRRRASRAGTRIIRTEMWREDTLKRYAGWADRVLIDAPCSGLGTLRRQPDLKWRLTAPSLEKTKRLQRRMLDHYPELLRPGGKFVYATCSVLPSENGGQLRNLVERDARRAIEQELTVSPAETGWDGFYAARLG; translated from the coding sequence GTGAGGATTCACCGGATGTTGGCGGAGAGCGCGGCGGGGGTGCTGGCGCAGGTTTTCAATGAGGGCCGCGTGCTGGATCGCGAGCTTGACGGGCTCTTTCGTGCCAATCCGAAGTGGGGCAAGCGCGACCGTGGCTTTATTGCGGAGACTGCTTTCGAGGTGACCCGTTGGCGGCGGGCGCTGGGCTTCCTTGCCGGCGATGAGTCCATCGAGGCGCTGTGTGCCGTGCAATGGGTCCGCAGCGGATTCGAGGTGCCGGAGTGGTGGCCGAGTCATCCTGATGAGATCAGTTCCCGCGAGGCGGAGCTTTCCGGTCAGCCGCGGGCAATCCGCGAGTCGATTCCGGACTGGCTGGATGAACTCGGAGAGCGCGAGCTGGGGGATGCCTGGGGCAGGGAAGTGGCGGCACTGAATCGGCGCGCGCCTGTTTTCCTCCGCGTGAATCGCCTGCGGATGGAGGTGGGTGAAGCCATCGCGTGGTTGGGCTCGCACGGGATCGAAGCGAGCCGTGTGGAAGGCACGCATGATGCGCTGGTGTTGCCTGCCGGGAAGACCTTGCCGAAGCCTCTCGCCGCGGAAGGGCTGGTGGAAATCCAGGATGCCGGTTCGCAGCGGATCGCACCGCTGTTGGATCTGGAGCCGGGGATGCGGGTCATCGACGCCTGTGCCGGTGCGGGTGGGAAGGCGCTTCATCTCGCAGCGCTGCTGCAGAGCAAGGGAGAGATCGTGGCGATGGACATTTCCACGGCGAAGCTGAGTGAACTCCGCCGCCGGGCATCGCGTGCCGGGACGCGGATCATTCGCACCGAGATGTGGCGGGAGGACACGCTGAAGCGTTACGCCGGTTGGGCGGATCGGGTGCTCATCGATGCGCCGTGCTCCGGCCTTGGCACCCTGCGCCGCCAGCCGGATCTCAAGTGGCGGCTCACCGCGCCGTCGCTGGAGAAAACGAAGCGCCTTCAGAGGCGAATGCTGGATCACTATCCGGAACTTCTCCGTCCCGGTGGGAAGTTCGTCTATGCGACGTGCTCGGTGCTGCCGTCGGAGAATGGCGGGCAGCTTCGCAATCTCGTGGAACGTGATGCGCGGCGGGCAATCGAGCAGGAACTAACGGTTTCTCCGGCGGAGACTGGGTGGGATGGGTTCTACGCGGCGCGGTTGGGTTGA
- a CDS encoding outer membrane lipoprotein-sorting protein, whose product MKAIAALLFSSVTAVAPLHAQQPDAAAMVRSIRLSATLQQMDLNGSVEKDGGPKAAVSLFVRQGNMQFQIAGQKPFHIRMGDEDAELLEITDAKGNFKKFPVSRLSEPVAGTDVSYEDLTLRFLYWKKATFAGEEKANGEDCYKIRLDNTDGNGAYGVVYVWVHKKYGAFWQIRAHDRKGVPLKEFQVNSVMKLPDDKGYTIKEMRVNALDAESRTKSITYLRFEKPAPAAPKGRGH is encoded by the coding sequence ATGAAAGCCATCGCCGCCCTCCTCTTTTCCTCCGTCACTGCCGTCGCTCCGCTCCACGCCCAGCAGCCGGACGCGGCCGCGATGGTGCGGTCGATCCGGCTTTCGGCGACGCTCCAGCAGATGGACCTGAATGGCAGTGTGGAGAAGGACGGCGGGCCGAAGGCGGCGGTTAGCCTGTTCGTTCGCCAGGGCAACATGCAGTTCCAGATCGCTGGCCAGAAGCCCTTCCACATCCGCATGGGGGATGAGGACGCCGAGCTTCTGGAGATCACCGACGCCAAGGGCAACTTCAAGAAATTCCCTGTGAGTCGTCTGTCAGAGCCGGTCGCTGGCACCGATGTCAGCTACGAGGACCTGACGTTGCGGTTCCTTTACTGGAAGAAGGCCACGTTTGCCGGGGAAGAAAAAGCCAATGGCGAGGATTGCTATAAGATCCGCCTGGATAACACTGATGGCAACGGAGCCTACGGCGTCGTCTACGTCTGGGTTCATAAAAAATACGGAGCCTTCTGGCAGATCCGCGCCCACGATAGGAAGGGCGTCCCGCTGAAGGAATTCCAGGTCAACTCGGTGATGAAGCTGCCGGATGACAAAGGCTACACGATCAAGGAAATGCGGGTGAATGCCCTGGATGCGGAGTCCCGGACCAAATCGATCACCTACCTGCGCTTTGAGAAGCCAGCACCGGCCGCGCCGAAGGGGCGGGGACATTAA
- a CDS encoding 3-keto-disaccharide hydrolase has product MKTPLRFAVLAALLISCASGQDEKWTSIFNGKDLDGWTPKIRGFAFGEDPKQTFVVADGVIRVDYKNYDGWGDAFGHLFYKTKLSNYKIRLEYRFIGDQVKGGPGWATQNSGIMLHCQDPKTMGKDQEFPASLEFQLLGAGNGVKTTGNLCTPGTYITIGDKVNKTHCINSQEPTKPLGEWVKAEAEVHGSKLIKHLINGKIVFEYTDTKLDENDPDAKPLVEALGSNELTEGYVSLQSESHPVEFRNIEVLELKAE; this is encoded by the coding sequence ATGAAAACGCCCCTGCGCTTCGCCGTCCTCGCCGCCCTGCTGATTTCCTGCGCCTCCGGGCAGGACGAGAAATGGACCTCCATTTTCAACGGCAAGGACCTCGATGGCTGGACGCCGAAGATCCGCGGCTTCGCGTTCGGCGAAGACCCGAAGCAGACCTTCGTCGTCGCGGACGGCGTCATCCGGGTGGACTACAAAAACTACGACGGCTGGGGAGACGCCTTCGGACATCTGTTCTACAAGACCAAGCTCTCGAACTATAAGATCCGCCTCGAATACCGCTTCATCGGCGACCAAGTGAAAGGCGGTCCCGGCTGGGCCACCCAGAACTCCGGGATCATGCTGCATTGTCAGGATCCCAAGACCATGGGCAAGGATCAGGAATTCCCCGCCTCCCTCGAGTTCCAACTCCTCGGTGCCGGAAATGGCGTGAAAACCACCGGCAACCTCTGCACGCCCGGCACCTACATCACCATCGGTGACAAGGTGAACAAGACCCACTGCATCAATTCCCAGGAGCCTACCAAGCCGCTCGGCGAATGGGTCAAGGCCGAGGCCGAAGTCCACGGTAGCAAGCTCATCAAGCACCTCATCAACGGCAAGATTGTCTTCGAATACACCGACACCAAGCTCGACGAAAACGACCCCGACGCGAAGCCGCTCGTCGAGGCGCTGGGCAGCAATGAACTCACCGAGGGCTACGTCAGCCTCCAATCCGAAAGCCACCCCGTCGAGTTCCGGAATATCGAGGTGCTAGAGCTGAAAGCGGAGTAA
- a CDS encoding recombinase family protein, giving the protein MIIPVAILVRVSTAKQETDRQVSELSAYALAKGYEIIEVCREEVSGKASHAARHGLHRVEELVRTGAVRKVLVHEVTRLARRNSVAHAFVETLEELGVSLYWHQQGIETLLPNGKRNPAAAIMFALLAEMARAEVETLSERIKSGLAEARRKGRKIGRPLGSSLESAEFLAKHQDIRRRLREGHSIRNTAKITGKGISTVQRVKAALHGDG; this is encoded by the coding sequence ATGATCATTCCCGTCGCAATCCTAGTCCGAGTCTCAACCGCCAAGCAGGAGACCGACCGTCAAGTGTCGGAGCTTTCCGCCTATGCCCTCGCCAAGGGCTACGAGATCATAGAGGTCTGCCGGGAGGAAGTCTCCGGCAAGGCGAGCCATGCCGCTCGTCACGGACTGCATCGAGTCGAAGAGCTTGTCCGCACTGGTGCGGTGAGAAAGGTGCTGGTCCACGAAGTCACTCGCCTAGCCCGTCGCAACAGCGTGGCCCATGCGTTCGTTGAGACGCTCGAAGAGCTTGGAGTCTCGCTCTACTGGCACCAACAGGGAATCGAAACCCTGCTCCCCAACGGCAAGCGGAACCCGGCCGCCGCGATCATGTTCGCACTGCTCGCGGAGATGGCACGGGCGGAGGTTGAGACGCTTTCCGAGCGCATCAAATCCGGGCTGGCGGAGGCACGCCGTAAAGGGCGCAAGATCGGGCGACCGCTCGGTAGCTCGCTCGAATCAGCGGAGTTCCTAGCCAAGCATCAGGACATTCGTCGCCGCCTCCGCGAGGGGCACTCGATCCGCAATACCGCAAAGATCACGGGAAAAGGAATCTCTACCGTGCAGCGAGTGAAGGCAGCCCTACACGGGGATGGGTGA
- a CDS encoding BPTD_3080 family restriction endonuclease: protein MPENFFEKPILNSPYNYPGRHWELDSDGQPTNRITEKRRECSYITPVPKPKKKKAKEETPDLFGGPKGISVDGELYDPTSIINEMRGYIDRWRKLPNPKDWGVTPETQRLLQHWRHHPFEGVRPFFCQIEAVETAIWLAEVAPKLEQGKKFRRYLEAANADANPELFRIALKLATGAGKTTVMALLIAWQTVNAVRHPSSKLYSRGFLIVTPGITIKDRLRVLLPSDMESYYASREIVPRDMLGDIAKAKIVITNYHAFKLRERINLSAGGKSLLQGRGPELQTKETEGQMVQRVMGELMGMKNVVVLNDEAHHCYRERVGADAEDTEEDLKGDEKADAQQQNAAARLWISGIEAVKRKLGVRIVYDLSATPFFLAGSGYREGTLFPWVMSDFSLMDAIECGIVKLPRIPIADNVPGEEMPMLRNLWEHIGKSMPKGRRGAKNLDPLSLPPKLTTALDALYGHYKKTYDLWADRGISVPPVFIVVCNNTSSSKLVYDYISGFEREESGKTSFHEGRLELFRNYDEHGQPHARPRTLLIDSVQLESGDSLDSNFHEVAADEIAQFRREIVERTGDQEAGRNLSDQDLLREVMNTVGKKGRLGESIRCVVSVSMLTEGWDANTVTHILGVRAFGTQLLCEQVVGRGLRRQSYELNSEGLFDVEYSDILGIPFDFTAKPVVANPKPPKETVRVHAVRPDRDALEITFPRVQGYRTELPSERLSAKFNDDHILVLDPKLVGSTTVLNSGIIGEQIDLTLDHLAEVRKSTVIYELTSHLLFTKFRDPGEEPKMHLFGQLKRIVREWLDGGYLKLVGGTQLAQIKYKALTDMACERIRKAITDAHIGENKILAIIDPFNPIGSTSSVNFNTSKDTYATNHDRSHVNYVVTDSDWEAEFARVAESRKEVLYYVKNQGLGLEVPYLMGADTHRYIPDFLLRIDDGKGPDNPLNLVIEIKGYRGEDAKEKASTMRSYWIPGVNNLGIYGRWAFAEFTEVFAMEKDFEKLLQDKFDQAFAAAGEGETQNLIV from the coding sequence ATGCCTGAGAATTTCTTCGAAAAGCCCATCCTTAACTCCCCCTACAACTACCCCGGCAGGCATTGGGAGCTCGATTCGGACGGCCAGCCGACGAACCGGATTACGGAAAAGCGGCGGGAATGCTCCTACATCACCCCGGTTCCCAAGCCTAAGAAGAAGAAGGCTAAGGAGGAGACCCCGGACCTCTTCGGCGGACCGAAGGGCATTTCCGTGGACGGTGAGCTGTATGACCCCACTTCGATCATCAACGAGATGCGGGGCTACATCGACCGATGGCGGAAGCTCCCGAACCCAAAGGACTGGGGTGTCACCCCCGAAACCCAACGGCTACTCCAACACTGGCGTCACCATCCGTTTGAAGGCGTCCGTCCATTCTTCTGCCAGATCGAGGCCGTGGAGACTGCCATCTGGCTCGCCGAGGTCGCGCCAAAGTTGGAGCAGGGAAAGAAGTTTCGCCGCTATTTGGAAGCCGCCAACGCGGACGCCAATCCGGAACTCTTCCGTATCGCGCTGAAGCTCGCTACGGGAGCCGGGAAAACCACGGTGATGGCCCTCCTCATCGCTTGGCAGACGGTCAACGCCGTCCGCCATCCTTCCAGCAAGCTCTACTCGCGTGGCTTCCTGATCGTCACGCCGGGGATCACGATCAAAGACCGGCTGCGCGTCTTGCTCCCAAGCGATATGGAGAGCTACTACGCGAGCCGGGAGATTGTGCCTCGCGACATGCTGGGTGACATCGCCAAGGCCAAGATCGTCATTACCAACTATCACGCCTTCAAACTCCGCGAGCGCATCAACCTCTCGGCCGGCGGCAAAAGCCTGCTCCAAGGGCGCGGCCCCGAGCTTCAGACCAAGGAGACCGAGGGCCAAATGGTTCAGCGGGTCATGGGCGAGCTGATGGGGATGAAAAACGTCGTGGTCCTCAATGATGAGGCCCACCACTGCTACCGGGAGCGCGTTGGGGCTGACGCCGAGGACACCGAAGAAGACCTCAAAGGCGACGAGAAGGCTGATGCCCAGCAGCAAAACGCCGCCGCCCGGCTTTGGATTTCCGGCATTGAAGCCGTGAAACGAAAGCTCGGCGTCCGAATAGTTTACGATCTCTCCGCCACGCCGTTCTTCCTTGCGGGTTCCGGGTATCGGGAAGGAACGCTCTTTCCGTGGGTCATGAGTGACTTCTCGCTCATGGACGCCATTGAGTGCGGGATCGTGAAGCTGCCGCGCATTCCCATTGCAGACAACGTTCCTGGTGAAGAAATGCCGATGCTCCGAAACCTTTGGGAGCACATCGGCAAATCGATGCCGAAAGGCCGTCGCGGCGCAAAGAATCTCGATCCCCTTTCCCTCCCTCCCAAGCTCACAACTGCGCTCGACGCTCTCTACGGGCACTACAAGAAGACCTATGACCTTTGGGCCGACCGCGGGATTTCGGTTCCGCCCGTCTTCATCGTCGTCTGCAACAACACCTCTTCATCGAAGCTCGTTTACGACTACATTTCGGGCTTTGAGCGGGAAGAGAGCGGCAAAACCTCATTCCACGAGGGACGGCTGGAGTTATTCCGCAACTACGACGAGCACGGACAACCGCACGCCCGACCTCGAACGCTGCTCATCGACTCCGTGCAGCTTGAATCCGGTGACTCCCTCGACTCGAATTTCCACGAAGTTGCCGCCGATGAGATTGCCCAGTTCCGCCGTGAGATCGTTGAGCGCACCGGCGATCAAGAAGCCGGTCGCAACCTTTCAGACCAGGACCTCCTTCGGGAGGTGATGAATACGGTCGGCAAGAAGGGGCGCTTGGGAGAATCGATCCGCTGCGTCGTCTCCGTGTCGATGCTTACCGAAGGTTGGGACGCGAATACGGTCACCCATATTCTTGGCGTCCGAGCGTTTGGCACCCAGCTCCTGTGCGAGCAGGTCGTTGGTCGCGGCCTACGCCGCCAATCCTACGAGCTGAATTCAGAGGGACTCTTCGACGTGGAGTACTCCGACATCCTCGGCATTCCCTTCGATTTCACCGCCAAGCCAGTCGTCGCGAATCCCAAACCGCCCAAGGAGACGGTCCGAGTCCATGCCGTTCGTCCCGACCGCGATGCCTTGGAGATCACCTTCCCCCGTGTCCAAGGATATCGGACGGAACTGCCCTCCGAGCGCCTAAGCGCCAAATTCAACGACGATCACATCCTTGTGTTAGACCCCAAGCTTGTCGGGTCCACGACGGTTCTAAACTCCGGTATTATCGGAGAGCAGATTGACCTCACACTCGATCACCTCGCCGAAGTGAGGAAAAGCACCGTGATCTACGAACTAACCAGCCACCTGCTCTTCACCAAATTCCGCGATCCTGGCGAGGAGCCGAAGATGCACCTCTTCGGCCAACTCAAGCGCATCGTCCGAGAGTGGCTCGATGGCGGCTACCTGAAGCTCGTCGGCGGCACCCAGCTCGCCCAGATCAAATACAAGGCGCTTACCGACATGGCCTGCGAGCGTATCCGAAAGGCCATCACCGACGCCCACATTGGCGAGAACAAGATTCTCGCCATCATCGATCCTTTCAACCCCATCGGTTCGACATCCTCGGTGAACTTCAACACCTCCAAGGATACCTACGCCACCAATCATGACCGATCTCACGTGAACTACGTGGTGACGGACTCCGACTGGGAGGCGGAGTTCGCCCGTGTGGCGGAGTCGCGCAAGGAGGTGCTCTATTACGTAAAGAACCAAGGTCTCGGCTTGGAAGTTCCCTACCTCATGGGAGCGGACACTCATCGCTACATTCCCGACTTCCTCCTTCGCATCGACGACGGCAAAGGCCCTGACAATCCGCTCAACCTCGTCATCGAAATTAAGGGTTACCGAGGAGAGGACGCGAAGGAAAAGGCCAGCACCATGCGCTCCTATTGGATTCCGGGGGTCAACAACCTGGGCATCTATGGACGATGGGCGTTTGCCGAGTTCACCGAAGTTTTCGCCATGGAGAAGGATTTCGAAAAGCTCCTTCAGGACAAGTTTGACCAAGCCTTCGCCGCAGCGGGCGAAGGAGAAACCCAGAACCTGATCGTCTGA
- a CDS encoding helicase-related protein gives MVRHLRQPTLVGQLTGKKMSAVVPMVEVRWGIKTEFVALAVLETFADDDDNDFESIVAKSRYEKIEELRSLMTFEKLSGSLSNVMYSMRTAEIKFFAHQFVPVLKFVNSPLSRLLIADEVGLGKTIEAGLIWTECRARYQARRLLIICPPTLVPKWLRELRNRFSIDAEEATAKDLQNRFERFEKRGPTESFALVTSYHALRPRRSERRLLQPWLALQGTDVEFEGKPSIKDWKPRPALFRQLLEWDGKDPFIDLAVFDEAHLMKNTATANHLVGDVIASSAQAVIALSATPLTNQSRDLYALLRLVDPDMFRSEAIFQDLRRRNIPAVKLASELSKAQINIDRCQELLSEIPESAARDNLDHRISQIGSASDLTADDRIDILGKATRLNELGSFLTRTRKVEIPEHKAVREPVTLTVEPEDEELVFYNAVLSLIRQRVKEKGEMLSLFHLIAPALSMTSCLPLMAEKLRKGESRWGDLDDLAYLDTAYTEDSDDSDFVGENQTSILGDRSWLPNFDFEAADTKYTALKKELLGRATTEKVIIFAFFKGTLHYLKRRLEEDGMRCMLVTGDVKDLDERDQLLQDFAKPEYRILLCSEVAAEGVDLQFCRVMVNYDLPWNPMRVEQRIGRIDRIGQEAKSIVIINFHVKGTIDGSIYTHLHSKIGLFEDTIGDLEGIVGEYVNRLTLELLSNDLTPKQVEARVQQVAKAIALERQQMAAIDQESDTLLGLRSYFHETVTRSRSLGRYIKPSELRLFTDDFFAETYSGGDSCQLNWDSPAKDCLAITFSFHAFEDFKTYLTNQAQPIPKGFNQSTRTGVLTLDPEVHEKLKRKHRNLILANHLHPFVGWMTSTYQHRQKSWHPAAAVKVATGAVPPSVYFYVVMRITLKHHVLSKEELLFRAIDAETLQVQPLTESEALLNDVLDHGATWSNPAGFPDHGDALADALDRLERDCTEIQDAFAEELELRINTKRAQIESHFTRQIETQRRRLESMSQSGSARAQDIAGARTRIGNLEVRFKEELENLDSAEEITPEFKRVACGLIKTCADR, from the coding sequence ATGGTGCGACACCTACGACAGCCCACCTTGGTCGGCCAGCTTACCGGCAAAAAGATGTCGGCGGTCGTCCCCATGGTGGAGGTCCGCTGGGGCATCAAGACAGAGTTTGTGGCATTGGCCGTCTTGGAGACCTTCGCCGATGACGACGACAATGACTTCGAATCCATCGTCGCCAAAAGCCGCTACGAAAAGATCGAAGAGTTACGCTCCCTCATGACTTTCGAAAAGCTCAGCGGCTCGTTGAGCAACGTCATGTATTCGATGCGGACGGCGGAGATCAAGTTCTTCGCCCATCAGTTCGTCCCCGTCCTGAAGTTCGTCAATTCACCGCTTAGCCGCCTGCTGATCGCTGATGAAGTAGGTCTCGGTAAAACCATCGAAGCCGGGCTGATCTGGACGGAGTGCCGTGCTCGCTATCAGGCACGCCGACTCTTGATCATTTGCCCACCAACGCTGGTTCCCAAATGGCTTCGCGAACTTCGGAACCGGTTTTCCATCGATGCGGAGGAAGCCACCGCCAAAGACCTCCAAAACAGATTCGAGCGATTCGAAAAGCGAGGTCCCACCGAATCGTTCGCCTTGGTCACCTCCTACCACGCTCTCCGTCCGCGCAGATCGGAAAGGAGGCTGCTTCAGCCATGGCTGGCGCTCCAAGGAACGGATGTCGAATTCGAGGGCAAGCCTTCGATCAAGGATTGGAAGCCCCGGCCCGCGCTTTTCCGACAGCTTTTGGAATGGGACGGCAAAGATCCCTTCATCGACCTTGCCGTTTTCGACGAAGCCCACCTGATGAAGAACACGGCGACGGCAAATCACCTGGTCGGCGACGTGATCGCCTCGTCCGCCCAAGCAGTGATCGCCTTGTCGGCCACGCCCTTGACCAACCAAAGTCGTGATCTTTACGCGCTGCTCCGGCTGGTCGATCCCGACATGTTCCGTTCCGAGGCCATCTTCCAGGACTTGCGGCGGCGAAACATCCCGGCGGTGAAGCTCGCCAGCGAGCTTTCAAAGGCTCAGATCAACATCGATCGCTGTCAGGAGCTTCTCTCAGAGATTCCGGAATCGGCGGCGCGGGACAACCTTGATCATCGCATCAGTCAGATCGGCAGCGCATCCGATCTAACAGCCGACGACCGGATCGATATCCTCGGGAAGGCGACCCGTCTCAATGAGCTAGGCTCGTTCCTCACTCGCACCCGGAAGGTCGAAATCCCAGAGCACAAGGCTGTGCGGGAGCCCGTGACGCTGACCGTCGAACCGGAAGACGAGGAGTTGGTCTTCTACAACGCTGTCCTGTCCCTTATTCGACAGCGGGTGAAGGAAAAGGGAGAGATGCTTTCGCTATTCCATCTGATTGCCCCAGCCCTTTCCATGACGAGCTGTCTGCCCCTAATGGCGGAAAAGCTTCGCAAAGGCGAATCCCGCTGGGGCGACTTGGACGATCTTGCCTATCTCGACACCGCCTATACCGAGGATTCCGACGATTCCGACTTCGTTGGTGAGAACCAGACATCCATTCTCGGCGACCGCTCATGGTTGCCGAATTTCGATTTCGAAGCGGCGGACACCAAATACACCGCGCTAAAGAAGGAGCTGTTGGGACGGGCAACGACCGAAAAGGTGATCATCTTCGCCTTCTTCAAGGGGACGCTCCATTACTTGAAGCGGCGGCTGGAGGAGGACGGCATGCGCTGCATGCTGGTGACAGGTGACGTGAAGGACCTCGATGAACGCGACCAGCTTCTTCAGGATTTCGCCAAGCCGGAGTATCGGATTCTCCTCTGCTCGGAGGTCGCCGCGGAAGGCGTAGACCTTCAGTTCTGCCGCGTCATGGTCAACTACGACCTGCCCTGGAACCCTATGCGGGTGGAACAGCGCATCGGTCGTATCGACCGCATCGGACAAGAAGCGAAATCCATCGTCATCATCAACTTCCACGTCAAAGGCACCATCGACGGGAGCATCTACACCCATCTTCACAGTAAGATCGGGCTTTTCGAGGATACCATCGGCGACCTGGAAGGCATCGTTGGCGAATACGTGAACCGCCTGACGTTGGAGCTGCTCAGCAACGACCTGACCCCCAAGCAGGTCGAGGCGCGGGTCCAGCAAGTGGCAAAAGCCATTGCGCTGGAAAGGCAGCAAATGGCTGCCATCGACCAAGAGTCCGACACGCTCCTCGGACTGCGCTCCTATTTCCACGAAACCGTCACCCGTAGCCGCTCGCTCGGTCGCTATATCAAGCCCTCCGAGCTTCGGTTGTTCACGGACGACTTCTTCGCCGAAACCTACAGCGGAGGCGACTCCTGCCAGTTGAACTGGGACAGCCCCGCCAAGGACTGTCTTGCGATCACGTTCAGCTTCCACGCTTTCGAGGACTTCAAAACCTACCTGACCAATCAGGCCCAGCCAATTCCGAAGGGTTTCAATCAAAGCACCCGGACTGGCGTCCTCACTCTCGATCCCGAGGTCCACGAGAAGCTCAAACGCAAGCACCGCAATCTGATCCTGGCGAATCACCTCCACCCCTTCGTTGGGTGGATGACATCCACCTACCAACACCGTCAAAAGAGCTGGCATCCGGCAGCTGCGGTCAAGGTCGCGACGGGTGCCGTTCCGCCCTCCGTCTATTTCTACGTGGTGATGCGCATCACGCTAAAGCACCACGTGCTTTCCAAGGAGGAGTTGCTGTTCCGCGCCATCGACGCCGAGACTCTCCAAGTTCAGCCGCTCACCGAATCGGAGGCTCTTCTCAATGACGTCCTCGACCACGGAGCCACCTGGAGCAATCCAGCCGGTTTCCCCGACCACGGCGACGCTCTTGCCGACGCTCTTGATCGATTGGAACGCGATTGCACCGAAATCCAAGATGCGTTTGCCGAGGAATTGGAACTTCGCATTAATACCAAACGCGCCCAAATCGAGAGCCACTTCACCCGCCAGATCGAGACCCAGAGGCGGCGACTGGAAAGCATGTCTCAATCGGGAAGCGCACGAGCACAGGACATTGCGGGTGCCCGCACCCGCATCGGGAACCTGGAAGTTCGCTTCAAGGAAGAGCTGGAAAATCTCGACTCCGCCGAAGAGATCACCCCGGAGTTCAAGCGAGTCGCCTGCGGTCTCATCAAAACCTGCGCTGACCGATGA